The window GGTGTTTTGCGGAGCCGTCTGTTGCGGCGCTTGCAAGGATTGCTGCGCGGGCGATATGTGTTCGCGACGGCGATGGCGCAAGGCGAACTCGGCAACGGCGTCGATATCTTCCTCGGCAATGTTGCTCGCCCCGCGCCAGGCAGCGTGGGCACGTGCGGCACGCAGCCAGACCAGATCCGCACGCAAGCCATCGACCCCGGCAGCAAAACAGCGCTCGGTGATTTGCGCCAGCGCTGCATCGTCGAGGGGAATCGTCGCTAAAGCGCTGCGCGCCTTCTGGCATCGCTCGCGCAGGTTCGCTTGCTGGCTCTCCCACTCGGCACAGAAGCCTTGAGGATCATTGTCGAAATCCAGGCGTCGACGGATGATCTGGCCGCGCTCGGCAGGTTGAGTGTGACCGCTGAGCGCGACGTTCAGGCCGAAACGGTCGAGCAGTTGTGGACGCAACTCGCCCTCTTCCGGGTTCATGGTGCCGATCAACACGAACTTCGCGGAATGCCGATGGGAAATGCCATCGCGCTCCACCAGATTGGTGCCGCTGGCGGCGACGTCGAGCAGTAGATCGACCAAGTGGTCGGGCAGCAGATTGACTTCGTCAACGTAGAGCACGCCGCCGTCAGCCTTGGCCAACACACCGGGAGAAAACTGTGCACGACCTTCGCTCAGGGCCGCATCCAGGTCGAGGGTGCCGACCAGACGCTCTTCGGTCGCGCCCAAGGGCAAGGTAACGAATTGACCGCTGGCAAGCAGGTCCGCCAGGCCTCGGGCCAGGGTCGACTTGGCCATGCCGCGCGGGCCTTCGATCAGCACGCCGCCGATCTTCGGGTCGATGGCGGTCAGGTACAGCGCGAGCTTCAAATCGTCGGCGCCGACCACGGCGGAGAGCGGGAAATGCGGGGTGTCGGTCATTGTTCTATCTCAGTCATGGTCGGTGATGTCATGAACGGCGATGCCGTCAGCCATCTTCTTCTATATCCAATAGCAGGTTTTCCAGCGCCTCTCGGTACTCGCCCGGCTCTTTCCACATTCCGCGCTGTTGCGCTTCGAGCATGCGCTCGGTCATATCGCGCAAGGCATGGGGATTGTGCTCGCGGACAAAATCCCGGGTGTTCGGGTCGAGCAAGTAGGCATCGGCCAGCAACGCGTACTGGTGATCGTCGATCAACTGCGTGGTGGCGTCGAAGGCGAACAGGTTGTCGACCGTCGCCGCCATTTCGAACGCGCCTTTGTAGCCGTGACGCTTGACCCCGTCGAGCCACTTCGGATTGGCTGCCCGCGAGCGAATCACCCGGTTCAGTTCTTCCTTTAGCGTGCGAATTTTAGGCAAGTCCGGCTGGCTGTGATCGCCGTGGTAGCTGGCCGCGGCTGCACCGCTGAGGCTTTCGACCGCCGCGAGCATACCGCCCTGGAACTGGTAATAGTCGTTGGAATCAAGCAAATCGTGTTCACGGTTATCCTGATTTTGCAATACGGCCTGCACCTGGCTCAGACGCTGGGCGAACTGCTCGCGGGCGGCGGTGCCTTCGTCGGAACCACCATAAGCGTAACCGCCCCAATTCAGGTAAACCTCGGCCAGATCCTCACGACTCTGCCACAGGCGACCGTCGATGGCGCCCTGCACGCCCGCGCCATAGGCACCGGGTTTGGCGCCGAAGATCCGCCAACCGGCCTGACGCTTCGCAGCTTCTTCATCGAGGCCCGATTTCAGCAACGCTTCTCGCTCGGCGCGGACCTTGGCTGCCAACGGATTGAGGTCGTCCGGCTCGTCCAATGCGGCGACGGCTTGTACGGCGGCATCAAACAAACGGATCAGATTGGCAAAGGCGTCGCGGAAAAAACCCGAGACTCGCAACGTGACATCTACTCGCGGGCGGTCGAGCAGGCTCAGCGGCAGAATTTCAAAGTCATCAACCCGCTGACTGCCGGTGGCCCACACCGGACGCACGCCCATCAACGCCATGGCCTGAGCGATGTCATCGCCGCCGGTGCGCATGGTCGCCGTGCCCCAGACCGACAGGCCGAGCTGGCGCAAATGATCGCCGTGATCCTGCAAGTGCCGTTCAAGAATCAGGTTGGCCGACTGGAAACCGATGCGCCATGCGGTGGTGGTCGGCAGGTTACGCACGTCCACCGAATAGAAATTGCGCCCGGTCGGCAGCACGTCCAGACGACCACGACTCGGCGCGCCGCTGGGGCCGGCCGGGACGAAACGACCGTTCAGGGCGTCGAGCAGGCCGCGCATTTCGGCTGGGCCGCAGGCATCGAGGCGCGGTGCAACGATGTCGCACAGGCTGTCGAGGATGGCCGCCACTTCAGCGCAATCTGCCCCTTGTGGGAGCGGGCTTGCTCGCGAATCGGTTGATCCTTCAACATTTATGTCGATTGACCCACCGTTTTCGCGAGCAAGCCCGCTCCCACAGGGGTCCCCCAACACTCGTGAGATCAGTTGTGCGGCGAACAGCTCAAGGCGTTCTCGGGTATCGCCCGCCGTACGCCAAACCTCATCACTGACCATTAACAAGGCGTCTGGACGCGGCCCACTCCACGGCTCGGCCAACGCACAATCCAGCGGATCGAACCCCAGTGCAAACGCCTTGGCCAACGCGCGCAGCAAACTCGATTGCGCCCCGCGCCCATCGCCGCGCGGAATACGCAGCAGCGCGAGCAAGGTATCGATGCGCAAGCGACCGACCGGCGACTCGCCAAACACATGCAAGCCGTCGCGAATCTGCGACTCCTTCAAGTCGCACAGGTAAGTGTCCAGACGCGGTAACCAGATCGCCGCATCGGCGTCGCTGTCGAGTTTTTCGTCCAGTTGCAGTTCGCGATCGATGTGCGTATCGCGCACCAGCTGCAGGATGTCGCGCTGCAACTCCCGGGCGCGGCGCGGATCGAGCAATTGCGCTTCGTAATACTCGTCGGCCAGCAGCTCAAGATTGCGCAGCGGGCCGTAGGTTTCGGCGCGGGTCAGCGGCGGCATCAGGTGATCGATGATCACTGCCTGGGTGCGGCGCTTGGCCTGGGCGCCCTCGCCCGGATCGTTGACGATGAATGGATAGATATTCGGCAACGGCCCGAGCAACGCGTCCGGCCAGCAATTCTCGGACAACCCGACACCTTTGCCCGGCAGCCATTCAAGGTTGCCGTGCTTGCCAACATGGATCACGCCGTGGGCGCCGTAGGTGTTGCGCAGCCAGAAATAAAACGCCAGATAGCCATGGGGCGGCACCAGGTCCGGGTCGTGATACACCGCGCTCGGGTCCACTTGATAACCGCGCGCCGGTTGAATGCCGACGAACGTCAGGCCAAACCTCAAGCCGGCGATCATCATCCGCCCGCTGCGGCACATCGGATCGTTTTCAGGCGCGCCCCAACGCTCCAGCACCGCGGCGCGATTGGCTTCGGGCAAGGCATTGAACATCGTCAGGTATTCATCCATTGCCAGACTCTGCTGGCACGGACGCTGGTCGAGAGTATCCAGATCGTTGCTGACACCGCCGAGCAGTTGCTGGATCAACGCGGTGCCGCTGTCCGGCAAGTCCGCCGGTAACGGGTAACCTTCGGCCTGCAATGCTCGCAGGATATTCAACGCCGCCGCCGGCGTGTCGAGCCCGACACCATTGCCGATACGACCGTCGCGGGTCGGATAGTTGGCGAGAATCAGCGCCACACGCTTTTCCGCGTTGGGCAGACGCGCCAGATCGATCCAGCGCCGCGCCAGTTCGGCGACAAAATCCATGCGCTCCGGTTGTGGCCGATAACAGACCACATCGGACTGACTGCGCTCGCTGCGCCAGGCCAGATCCTTGAAGCTGATCGGTCGGCTGATGATCCGCCCGTCCAGTTCCGGCAGCGCAATGTGCATCGCCAGATCACGCGGGCCGAGGCCTTGTTCGCTGGCGCGCCAACCCGGTTCGTTATCCTGGGCGCAAATCGCCTGGATCACCGGAATATTGCGGCGAAACGGTCGCAAATGCGGCGCTTCGGGACTGGATTGGGCAAAACCGGTGGTATTCAGAATCACCCCGGCCTCGACTTCATCCAGCCAATCCTCGACCACCGACAGGCAGCCGGGCTCTTTCAAACTGGCCAGCGCGATCGGCAACGGGTTCAACCCCGCCGCTTGCAAGCGCTGGCAGAAAACATCGATGAATCCGGTATTCGCCGCCTGCAAGTGCGAGCGGTAAAACAATACCGCCGCCACCGGCTGACCGGCCTGCCAGTCGGCTTGCCAATCCTGCAGTGTTGCGGGGCTTTTATGGGGATGGTAAATCGCCGTGCGTGGCAGGGTTTGCGGCTCGGTCCAAGCGTAATCCCGCGCCAGGCAACGGTTGGCCAGACAGCGGAAGAAATCCAGAGCGTTGCCCATGCCGCCTTGACGCAGATACTGCCAGAGCCGGTCGCGATCATCGACGCCGACGGTGCTCAAGTCACTGAGTTCCGGGTCGGGACGGTCATCGCCCGGCACCAGAATCAGTTGCACGCCCCGTTGCGACAACTCCACCAACCGCTCGACGCCATAGCGCCAATAGGCAATGCCGCCGTGCAGCGAAATCAGAATGACCTTGGCGTGACGCAAGACCTCATCGACATAGAGATCGACCGAGGCATGGTTCTGCACCTGCATCGGATTGGCCAGACGCACGCTCGGGTAATCGTCGGGCAACTGCTGTGCCGCTTCGGCGAGCAGCGCCAGGCTGGAATCGCCGCTGCACAGGATCACCAGCTCGGCAGGGGTTTGGCCAAGGTCGGCGATGTTGTCATCCGACACGAAACCGCCGGGCTGGGTCCTGAGCAGGTGCATGGTTTACACGCTGAGCGCAGCGCGCAATTGCGCTTCGAGCAGTGCCGCGTCCAGTGCCTGGCCGATCAACACCAGACGGGTGACGCGCGACTCTTCGGCGCCCCACTGACGGTCGAAGTGTTTGTCGAAACGCGTACCCACGCCCTGGATCAGCAGACGCATCGGCTTGTTCGGGATGGCGGCGAAACCTTTCACGCGCAGGATGC of the Pseudomonas sp. MAG733B genome contains:
- a CDS encoding AAA family ATPase → MTDTPHFPLSAVVGADDLKLALYLTAIDPKIGGVLIEGPRGMAKSTLARGLADLLASGQFVTLPLGATEERLVGTLDLDAALSEGRAQFSPGVLAKADGGVLYVDEVNLLPDHLVDLLLDVAASGTNLVERDGISHRHSAKFVLIGTMNPEEGELRPQLLDRFGLNVALSGHTQPAERGQIIRRRLDFDNDPQGFCAEWESQQANLRERCQKARSALATIPLDDAALAQITERCFAAGVDGLRADLVWLRAARAHAAWRGASNIAEEDIDAVAEFALRHRRREHISPAQQSLQAPQQTAPQNTNPSEGQGQWGEMPAQALPIGARREVPSWPKKP
- the cobN gene encoding cobaltochelatase subunit CobN; amino-acid sequence: MHLLRTQPGGFVSDDNIADLGQTPAELVILCSGDSSLALLAEAAQQLPDDYPSVRLANPMQVQNHASVDLYVDEVLRHAKVILISLHGGIAYWRYGVERLVELSQRGVQLILVPGDDRPDPELSDLSTVGVDDRDRLWQYLRQGGMGNALDFFRCLANRCLARDYAWTEPQTLPRTAIYHPHKSPATLQDWQADWQAGQPVAAVLFYRSHLQAANTGFIDVFCQRLQAAGLNPLPIALASLKEPGCLSVVEDWLDEVEAGVILNTTGFAQSSPEAPHLRPFRRNIPVIQAICAQDNEPGWRASEQGLGPRDLAMHIALPELDGRIISRPISFKDLAWRSERSQSDVVCYRPQPERMDFVAELARRWIDLARLPNAEKRVALILANYPTRDGRIGNGVGLDTPAAALNILRALQAEGYPLPADLPDSGTALIQQLLGGVSNDLDTLDQRPCQQSLAMDEYLTMFNALPEANRAAVLERWGAPENDPMCRSGRMMIAGLRFGLTFVGIQPARGYQVDPSAVYHDPDLVPPHGYLAFYFWLRNTYGAHGVIHVGKHGNLEWLPGKGVGLSENCWPDALLGPLPNIYPFIVNDPGEGAQAKRRTQAVIIDHLMPPLTRAETYGPLRNLELLADEYYEAQLLDPRRARELQRDILQLVRDTHIDRELQLDEKLDSDADAAIWLPRLDTYLCDLKESQIRDGLHVFGESPVGRLRIDTLLALLRIPRGDGRGAQSSLLRALAKAFALGFDPLDCALAEPWSGPRPDALLMVSDEVWRTAGDTRERLELFAAQLISRVLGDPCGSGLARENGGSIDINVEGSTDSRASPLPQGADCAEVAAILDSLCDIVAPRLDACGPAEMRGLLDALNGRFVPAGPSGAPSRGRLDVLPTGRNFYSVDVRNLPTTTAWRIGFQSANLILERHLQDHGDHLRQLGLSVWGTATMRTGGDDIAQAMALMGVRPVWATGSQRVDDFEILPLSLLDRPRVDVTLRVSGFFRDAFANLIRLFDAAVQAVAALDEPDDLNPLAAKVRAEREALLKSGLDEEAAKRQAGWRIFGAKPGAYGAGVQGAIDGRLWQSREDLAEVYLNWGGYAYGGSDEGTAAREQFAQRLSQVQAVLQNQDNREHDLLDSNDYYQFQGGMLAAVESLSGAAAASYHGDHSQPDLPKIRTLKEELNRVIRSRAANPKWLDGVKRHGYKGAFEMAATVDNLFAFDATTQLIDDHQYALLADAYLLDPNTRDFVREHNPHALRDMTERMLEAQQRGMWKEPGEYREALENLLLDIEEDG